One region of Pogona vitticeps strain Pit_001003342236 chromosome 1, PviZW2.1, whole genome shotgun sequence genomic DNA includes:
- the LOC110080123 gene encoding prolactin-releasing peptide receptor-like: MTVPCQQPNASCSNTSAPVFTGLDLLFALKPLFIPLYAILVTVACTGNLLLIVLIGFTKKLHSTTNFLIGNLAAADLIMCIFCVPLTASYAFEIHGWLFGMFMCYFVTLMQVATVFVSVLSLTAIAVDRYMVVAYPIRKRIRCKSCIYMVVFIWVLSVVVSLPTSMHTHYLDLNSTGHDMIICEEFWKHHETERRLYSCLMLLLSYMLPLSAVSVSYCAISCHLQKRNVPGAACHNQEKWTRKKQKTFRILVISVLCFAFCWLPLQVVNLIRDMDEEFTILDKRYVNVIQVSCHVIAMSSACFNPFIYASLHEKFRLRISNYFYNRKRSNMMSCKLSRLNTCSTLPDNPVGLCEKIALQLEPKHHFGGPNTNV, encoded by the coding sequence ATGACAGTGCCATGCCAGCAACCAAATGCCTCCTGCTCGAATACCTCAGCTCCCGTATTCACAGGTCTGGATCTCCTCTTTGCCCTGAAGCCCCTCTTCATTCCTCTCTATGCTATACTGGTGACTGTGGCCTGCACAGGAAACCTCCTTCTTATTGTCCTTATTGGTTTCACAAAAAAGTTGCACAGCACCACCAATTTCCTTATTGGCAACTTGGCAGCAGCTGACTTGATCATGTGCATTTTCTGTGTGCCACTCACTGCCTCCTATGCATTTGAGATCCATGGATGGCTCTTTGGGATGTTCATGTGTTACTTTGTCACCCTCATGCAAGTGGCTACCGTATTTGTGTCTGTCCTGTCCCTCACAGCAATTGCTGTGGACCGATACATGGTTGTCGCTTACCCCATCCGCAAAAGGATAAGATGCAAGTCCTGCATTTACATGGTGGTCTTCATTTGGGTGCTTTCTGTTGTGGTCTCCCTACCCACATCCATGCATACCCATTACCTGGATCTCAACAGCACTGGCCATGACATGATCATCTGTGAAGAATTTTGGAAACACCACGAGACAGAGAGGCGACTCTATTCTTGCTTGATGCTCCTCTTGTCATACATGCTCCCACTGTCAGCTGTGTCTGTCTCCTACTGTGCCATTTCCTGTCACCTTCAGAAGAGGAATGTCCCAGGAGCTGCATGCCACAACCAGGAGAAATGGACAAGAAAAAAGCAGAAGACTTTCAGGATCCTAGTTATTTCTGTCCTGTGTTTTGCCTTCTGCTGGCTCCCTCTCCAGGTAGTTAACTTGATCAGAGATATGGATGAAGAGTTTACAATCCTAGACAAAAGATATGTGAATGTTATCCAAGTGTCCTGCCATGTGATTGCAATGAGTTCTGCATGTTTCAACCCATTCATCTATGCCTCCCTTCATGAAAAGTTTCGACTCCGCATTAGTAACTATTTCTATAATAGGAAGAGATCAAACATGATGTCCTGCAAGCTCTCACGGCTGAATACCTGCTCCACTTTGCCAGATAATCCTGTGGGCCTATGTGAAAAAATAGCACTGCAATTGGAGCCCAAGCATCATTTTGGGGGGCCCAATACAAACGTGTAA